In Haliotis asinina isolate JCU_RB_2024 chromosome 16, JCU_Hal_asi_v2, whole genome shotgun sequence, the following are encoded in one genomic region:
- the LOC137268010 gene encoding transmembrane and coiled-coil domain-containing protein 4-like produces MADGDDVDDTLSSKHKVLTDESDVQRNHEPPSANSLTPSKSIHKLLSDVGQYSYAALCAVSLRLLFGDTWHRNFKKDTLNAILKHLDQPSQVCESIQALLAGQGVEETNPYVDLLFEEEILKNNGDPIVTDLVTMAITKGCYDSRVRVFVKHAAWQLRVSWDVLENIECQLAETLGSNQYVMTEEEIKEKNRVATKSKVKRIALISLATIGGGTIIGLTGGLAAPLVAAGAGALIGGAGAAALGTTAGVAIIGSLFGVAGAGLTGYKMKRRVGAIEEFEFEPLIPGGPLHMEPVIKQLHITVAVTGWLSSTMQDFRKPWTSLAESREQYCLKWESKYLIELGKAFDYILSGAVTMATQEALKYTILSGLLAAIAWPTALLSAASVIDNPWSVAVQRANSTGKQLAEVLLAREQGKRPVTLIGFSLGARVIFTCLEELCKRKGCEGIVEDVILLGAPVSGDSKYWEPLERVIAGKIINGYCRGDWLLKFLYRTASVQMKIAGLGPIKWNNRRMHNIDLSDVVNGHSDYMKQLDIIMKVVGVRTKDELKKSSTTSSFCSNPSPGDTPASDQSSQTTSLSTSPSLTASSPVCAGSVEMQEITYHDVRGEMVDDKTPDSDISNTCTQGNSGKPTQQPHDIAEEARLHNMGNESSFNQNQLDYQGNVGPRSQSCYSDEQEGLHDCRYSPPTKNKFVETNKSITETQVPGASFSNDKQSAGKDISGVVKVGDGQRIVTDRYEAGRSKCRDGWASLDKKDVETEGVDGVTTGLGDVHLVPSADDV; encoded by the exons ATGGCGGATGGGGACGATGTTGATGACACATTGTCATCAAAACACAAAGTCCTGACAGATGAAAGTGATGTCCAAAGAAATCATGAACCACCATCTGCCA ATTCCCTTACACCTAGCAAATCTATCCACAAACTCTTGTCTGACGTTGGACAGTACTCTTATGCAGCATTGTGTGCTGTTTCACTTCGTCTTTTGTTTGGAGACACTTGGCACAG GAACTTCAAAAAAGACACTTTAAATGCTATTCTAAAACATTtggatcaaccaagtcag GTGTGTGAATCCATCCAGGCCCTTCTAGCAGGTCAGGGAGTAGAGGAGACCAATCCATATGTGGACCTGCTTTTTGAGGAGGAAATTCTAAAGAACAATGGTGACCCTATTGTCACTGACCTTGTCACTATGGCAATCACAAAAG GTTGCTATGATTCTCGTGTACGGGTGTTTGTGAAGCACGCTGCCTGGCAGCTCCGCGTCAGCTGGGACGTCCTGGAGAACATTGAGTGTCAGCTGGCTGAGACGCTTGGGAGCAACCAATATGTCATGACAGA AGAAGAGATCAAAGAAAAGAATAGAGTTGCAACAAAAAGTAAAGTTAAAAGGATAGCGCTCATCAGTCTTGCAACAATAGGAGGAGGAACGATCATAG GTCTGACTGGAGGTCTGGCGGCTCCCCTAGTGGCAGCAGGTGCTGGAGCCCTGATTGGTGGAGCTGGTGCAGCGGCTCTGGGGACTACAGCAGGTGTAGCCATCATTGGCTCCCTGTTTGGTGTAGCAGGGGCTGGACTTACAG GCTACAAGATGAAGAGAAGAGTTGGTGCCATTGAAGAGTTTGAGTTTGAACCATTGATTCCTGGAGGACCTCTGCACATGGAACCAGTCATAAAACAGCTGCACATCACAGTGGCAGTGACCGGCTGGCTATCAAGCACTATGCAAG ATTTCCGGAAGCCCTGGACATCACTGGCAGAATCCCGAGAGCagtattgtttgaaatgggaaTCAAAGTACCTCATTGAGCTGGGAAAGGCTTTTGATTATATCTTGAGTGGtgctgtaaccatggcaactcaGGAAGCGCTGAAATATACAATACTCTCAG GTCTGCTGGCTGCTATAGCCTGGCCTACTGCCCTGTTGTCTGCTGCCAGCGTGATAGATAACCCCTGGAGTGTAGCTGTACAGAGAGCTAACTCAACTGGGAAACAGCTCGCAGAGGTACTCCTAGCAAGGGAGCAG GGGAAGAGGCCAGTGACTCTTATAGGTTTCAGTCTGGGAGCCAGGGTCATCTTTACATGCCTGGAAGAGCTATGCAAGAGAAAAG GGTGTGAAGGTATTGTGGAGGATGTGATTCTGCTCGGGGCCCCTGTGTCTGGAGACTCCAAATACTGGGAACCACTGGAGCGTGTCATAGCAGGCAAGATCATCAACGGATATTGCAG AGGAGACTGGTTGTTGAAGTTCCTGTATCGAACTGCCTCAGTTCAGATGAAGATAGCAGGGCTTGGACCAATCAAGTGGAATAACCGCAGGATGCACAACATTGACCTCAGTGATGTG GTAAATGGGCACAGTGACTATATGAAGCAGCTGGATATTATCATGAAAGTCGTGGGTGTCCGCACCAAGGATGAGCTGAAGAAATCAAGTACTACAAGCAGCTTCTGCAGCAACCCATCTCCTGGTGACACACCAGCCTCAGATCAGTCCTCACAGACAACATCGTTGTCAACATCTCCATCGCTTACAGCATCGTCACCAGTTTGTGCAGGGTCAGTTGAGATGCAGGAGATTACTTACCATGATGTTCGAGGAGAGATGGTAGATGACAAGACGCCAGACAGTGATATTTCTAATACATGTACACAGGGAAATTCAGGGAAACCCACACAGCAGCCACATGACATTGCTGAGGAAGCAAGACTACACAATATGGGGAATGAATCTTCCTTCAACCAGAATCAGCTTGACTATCAGGGAAATGTGGGGCCACGTTCACAATCATGTTACAGTGATGAGCAAGAGGGGCTACATGATTGTAGGTACAGCCCTCCCACCAAAAATAAGTTTGTAGAAACTAACAAGAGTATCACAGAAACTCAAGTGCCTGGAGCATCCTTCTCCAATGATAAACAATCAGCTGGGAAGGACATTAGTGGTGTTGTTAAGGTTGGTGATGGTCAAAGGATTGTTACGGACAGATACGAAGCAGGGAGGAGTAAATGCAGGGATGGTTGGGCATCACTAGACAAGAAAGACGTTGAGACTGAAGGGGTGGACGGAGTGACGACAGGTTTGGGAGATGTGCATCTTGTCCCTTCAGCTGATGATGTATAG